DNA sequence from the Myxosarcina sp. GI1 genome:
GATGTTCGCTATGACCAACCTTTAAAATCTACAGGCAAAACACCAAATGAAAAAGCTAAAACTTTAATCAATCAAGCAAAGAGCCAGGTTAATAGTCAAGACAACCCAGCCGAATTTGCTGAAGGTGTTGGCGAGCGTGCGGGCAAATCTCTAAAGCAAGCTCAAAAAGAAATTCCTCAAAAATTAGGAGAGCGTAAAGACGAGTTGGTCAACGCAACTCAAGATAAAGCTAGCAATCTTAAAGGAAAGTTAGAAAATTTACCAGAAAAAGCTTCTAGAAGTTTAGATGAAGCGGGCGATCGCGTACAAAAAACTCAAGCAGAACTTTCTAACTAGAATACAAACTAGCTAGTTTTAGTGTAGTTAAATACAACAAATTAATTTAATTCATGCAGGGCGATTGCCCTGCTATTTTTGTGGAAGTGTCATTTACCTAAATAGGCTTCTAAAACCCGCTCGTTGTTTTGAATTTCTGTTGGCGTACCTACAGCCAGATTAGTACCTTCAGCCAACACCCAAACGCGATCGCACAAACTCATGATTACGTCCATGTTGTGTTCGATAATCAAAAAAGAAATTCCCTGTTGATTCCATCTTTCAACATGTTGACAAATTTGTTCGATCAAAGCTGGATTGACTCCTGCTGCTGGCTCGTCTAGTAAAATCAGTTTGGGATTGGTCATTAAAGTACGCGCTATTTCTAATAGCTTTCTCTGCCCACCTGATAATGCTCCCGCATAATCGTACGCTTTTTCAGCCAAACCTACCGATTCTAAAATATTCATTGCTCGCTGTTTATTTTCTCGTTCTTCTGTTCTC
Encoded proteins:
- a CDS encoding ABC transporter ATP-binding protein, whose protein sequence is MARENSNSTSILKAKELSKSFGGIKAVNNVKIAVETGSITGLIGPNGAGKTTLFNLLSNFIKPDRGSITFEDTPIHHLPTHEIAVKGVVRTFQVARVLSKLSVLENMLLATPRQTGENFFRIWFQQSQLRTEERENKQRAMNILESVGLAEKAYDYAGALSGGQRKLLEIARTLMTNPKLILLDEPAAGVNPALIEQICQHVERWNQQGISFLIIEHNMDVIMSLCDRVWVLAEGTNLAVGTPTEIQNNERVLEAYLGK